A region of Panicum virgatum strain AP13 chromosome 8N, P.virgatum_v5, whole genome shotgun sequence DNA encodes the following proteins:
- the LOC120684355 gene encoding uncharacterized protein LOC120684355 — MVSASSLLLPSSVRDLASCVSDGAVRVACTTPASTLAAAPAAGSSSSPPPATLSVAVSYRATPLSPSSLPLLLRLTWSHSPLGAPTLSFAGPAGSSPGVLLRRRKGTRSLPSGDQQHPPLALFWDLTAAKYAAAAPSPEPVSGFYFVAVANAEVVLAVGDLAAEFVKAKFEGQIPKARFLPVARADRVVAAPNAMHSARVRFAEGAPEHEVCVGCATTAGGSEELWVSVDGKRAVHARRLRWNFRGNQTVFVDGAPVDVLWDLHGWWFRDPPGRAVVMLRARSALESRLWLEEEAATPGFALVVQAIKTPP; from the coding sequence ATGGTGAGCGCGTCCAGCCTGCTGCTCCCCTCCTCCGTGCGGGACCTCGCCTCCTGCGTCTCCGACGGCGCCGTCCGCGTCGCCTGCACCACGCCGGCGTccacgctcgccgccgctcccgccgcgggatcctcctcctcgccgccgccggccaccctcTCCGTCGCCGTCTCCTACCGCGCCACCCCGCTCTCCCCGTCCTCgctgccgctcctcctccgcctcaccTGGTCCCACTCCCCGCTCGGGGCCCCGACACTCTCCTTCGCCGGGCCCGCCGGCTCCTCCCccggcgtcctcctccgccgccgcaaggGCACCCGCTCCCTCCCCTCCGGCGACCAGCAGCACCCCCCGCTCGCCCTCTTCTGGGACCTCACCGCCGCCAAGtatgccgccgcggcgccgtcccCCGAGCCGGTCTCCGGGTTCTacttcgtcgccgtcgccaacgCGGAAGTCGTCCTGGCGgtcggcgacctcgccgccgagttCGTCAAGGCCAAGTTCGAGGGCCAGATCCCCAAGGCGCGGTTCCTCCCCGTCGCGCGCGCGGACCGCGTCGTGGCGGCGCCCAACGCGATGCACAGCGCGCGCGTCCGCTTCGCGGAGGGCGCGCCCGAGCACGAGGTCTGCGTCGgctgcgccaccaccgccggaggCAGCGAGGAGCTCTGGGTCAGCGTCGACGGGAAGCGCGCCGTGCACGCGCGCCGGCTCCGCTGGAACTTCCGGGGCAACCAGACGGTCTTCGTCGACGGCGCCCCCGTCGACGTCCTGTGGGACCTGCACGGCTGGTGGTTCCGGGACCCGCCCGGGCGCGCCGTCGTCATGCTGCGCGCGAGGAGCGCGCTCGAGAGCAGGCTctggctggaggaggaggccgccacGCCGGGCTTCGCGCTCGTCGTCCAGGCCATCAAGACGCCGCCTTGA
- the LOC120686572 gene encoding uncharacterized protein LOC120686572, with the protein MLATKRCGDSLTRSSDESKRTRSLVSGDSNWYPDEGIWSGLGKEGVLRLSRSVVSLALSDGDTVLFSCSGIAIKFMMNGTRFLTSASLVRAFESYKDKNHNNLKIEVRHEGKVATGFLKESDLDLEIAIVHVDSSFDVLPVFLYHWSQFMLYCDVVSLGRDTSGKLMAITGKLTRDWSGFNESEYLMFSSCKLSEVWEGGPLFSYSGEFVGMNLVPSMKKSFFLPTSLIIERLQHFWTSLERNAFLTRVKELKKLRVGELTDDTQDSQPEGAPNKDHLEVVGYPKPTGTGSGMKLVYTFEECFGDVYRDGIWKKLGKRFCRKICRSVVSLASFTGDYSV; encoded by the exons ATGTTGGCAACTAAAAGGTGTGGTGATAGTCTTACAAGAAGCTCAGATGAGAGTAAAAGAACCAGGTCATTGGTTTCAG GTGACTCAAATTGGTACCCTGATGAAGGTATCTGGAGTGGCCTGGGTAAAGAAGGTGTTTTGAGATTGTCCAGAAGTGTTGTCTCGCTTGCTTTGTCAGATG GGGATACAGTGCTATTTTCGTGCTCTGGCATAGCTATAAAATTCATGATGAATGGTACAAGGTTTCTGACTTCAGCAAGTTTGGTTCGAGCTTTCGAGAGTTATAAAGACAAAAACCATAATAACCTTAAG ATTGAAGTGCGCCATGAAGGAAAAGTCGCCACTGGATTTCTGAAGGAATCTGATTTGGACCTTGAGATTGCTATTGTCCACGTCGATTCCTCCTTTGATGTTCTTCCCGTATTTCTCTATCATTGGAGTCAATTTATGCTGTATTGCGATGTAGTATCATTAGGGCGTGACACATCAGGcaaattaatggccataactgGGAAGCTTACTCGTGATTGGAGTGGATTTAATGAAAGTGAATATCTTATGTTCTCTTCTTGTAAATTATCTGAG GTTTGGGAAGGTGGCCCTCTTTTTAGTTACAGTGGGGAGTTTGTTGGCATGAACCTTGTTCCAAGTATGAAAAAATCATTTTTCTTGCCCACGAGTTTGATTATTGAACGGCTGCAGCATTTCTGGACATCTCTGGAAAGGAATGCATTTCTGACACGGGTAAAAGAGTTAAAGAAATTGAG GGTTGGAGAACTGACAGATGATACCCAGGACTCACAACCTGAAG GTGCTCCGAACAAGGATCATCTAGAAGTGGTGGGCTATCCCAAGCCAACTGGCACCGGTA GTGGAATGAAATTGGTTTATACTTTTGAAGAGTGTTTTGGTGATGTTTACCGTGATGGTATCTGGAAGAAACTTGGTAAAAGATTTTGTCGAAAGATATGTCGAAGTGTTGTCTCCCTTGCTTCATTTACCGGCGATTATTCAGTTTAA
- the LOC120686573 gene encoding uncharacterized protein LOC120686573, with protein MASSGQLVPSWSGPFDCKKLHYSTCRITKAGIGGPLVDYDGNFIGMNFYDPKMGTPFLFCDVVVDILDCFKKRTGAEIDSFRVDGDDTVFMNSCPVPPPYWRCPGDPDGYSEYERKVLASGRKFEYYDGRLVKLARSL; from the exons ATGGCTTCAAGTGGGCAACTGGTTCCCTCCTGGTCGGGTCCATTTGATTGCAAAAAGCTTCATTACTCTACATGTCGTATCACTAAG GCCGGGATTGGAGGGCCCCTTGTTGATTATGATGGGAATTTtattggcatgaacttttatgATCCAAAAATGGGCACCCCGTTTCTGTTTTGTGATGTTGTTGTTGATATCCTGGATTGTTTTAAGAAAAG GACTGGTGCTGAAATTGACAGTTTCCGTGTTGACGGAGATGACACTGTTTTTATGAACAG CTGCCCAGTGCCTCCTCCATATTGGAGGTGTCCAGGTGATCCGGATGGTTACAGCGAATATGAGCGTAAAGTCCTAGCCAGCGGCCGCAAGTTTGAATACTATGATGGGCGGCTGGTGAAACTTGCTCGA AGTTTGTAA